One stretch of Lemur catta isolate mLemCat1 chromosome 2, mLemCat1.pri, whole genome shotgun sequence DNA includes these proteins:
- the PEX3 gene encoding peroxisomal biogenesis factor 3 isoform X2, whose product MQEREAAEYIAQARRQYHFESNQRTCNMTVLSMLPTLREALMQQLNSESLTALLKNRPSNKLEIWEDLKIISFTRSIVAVYSTCMLVVLLRVQLNIIGGYIYLDNAAVGKNGTTILAPPDVQQQYLSSIQHLLGDGLTELITVIKQAVQKILGSVSLKHSLSLLDLEQKLKEIRNLVEQHKSSSWINKDGSKSLLCHYMMPDEETPLAVQACGLSARDITTIKLLNETRDMLESPDFSTVLNTCLNRGFSRLLDNMAEFFRPTEQDLQHGNSMNSLSSVSLPLAKIIPIVNGQIHSVCSETPSHFVQDLLTMEQVKDFAANVYEAFSTPQQLEK is encoded by the exons TGCTGTCCATGCTTCCAACACTGAGAGAGGCCTTAATGCAGCAACTTAATTCTGAGAGCCTGACAGCTCTGCTAAAAAACAG GCCTTCAAACAAGCTAGAAATATGGGAGGATCTGAAGATAATAA gTTTCACAAGAAGTATCGTGGCAGTGTACAGTACTTGTATGTTGGTTGTTCTTTTGCGTGTCCAGTTAAACATAATTGGTGGATATATTTACCTGGATAATGCAGCAGTTGGCAAAAATGGCACT ACAATTCTTGCTCCCCCAGATGTCCAACAGCAATATTTATCAAGTATTCAGCACCTTCTTGGAGATG GCCTGACGGAATTGATCACTGTTATTAAACaagctgtgcagaagattttagGAAG tgtTTCTCTTAAACATTCTTTGTCCCTTTTGGACTTGGagcaaaaactaaaagaaatcagaaatctcGTTGAGCAGCATAAATCTTCGTCTTGGATTAATAAAGATGGATCCAAATCTTTATTATGCCATTATATGATGCCAGATGAAGAAACTCCATTAGCAGTTCAG gcCTGTGGGCTTTCCGCTCGAGACATCACCACTATTAAACTTCTCAATGAAACTAGAGACATGTTGGAAAG TCCAGATTTTAGTACAGTTTTGAATACCTGTTTAAACCGAGGTTTTAGTAGACTTCTAGACAATATGGCTGAGTTCTTTCGACCAACTGAACAGGACCTGCAACATGGTAACTCCATGAATAG TCTTTCCAGTGTCAGCCTGCCTTTAGCTAAGATAATTCCGATAGTAAATGGACAGATCCATTCGGTTTGCAGTGAAACACCTAGTCATTTTGTTCAG GATCTGTTGACAATGGAGCAAGTGAAAGACTTTGCTGCTAATGTATACGAAGCTTTTAGTACCCCTCAACAACTGGAGAAATGA